The DNA segment ATGCGCTTTCAGGTAGCGAATTTCCGATTGAAAAATTGCGGTATCCTGTAGTGCAAGTTGCGATTTTTCAGAGAGTACACTCTCAATATCGATTCCAATACCTGCGAACTTTGTCGCTTCCAGAACAGTTGCGCCAGCGAATCTCCCATTATGGCTGATACTGCCGATTGTACCCTCTGGCCAGATTGGCTCCCGCCATTTTCCCGTTCCCACCTGGAAATGCTCTATGCCCAATGCAGACAATGCATATCGGGCAGCCATCCGCCCGAAAAAATACTCCATCTGACGTTTTGGAACACTCCTGGCAATTTGCACAGGCAGGTCTATATTGAATTTGTGGAAAAAATTTTCCGAAAAATTTTTTTTGGATATTTTGAGCAAATAAAGTTGAAAGCCTGCATTGTTTTGCCCTGCAAAACACAATTGCAATAAGCTTTTTTCAAAAATAATCTCCGATGATGTCAACAAGATATCTATATCTCTGGTTAC comes from the Microbulbifer sp. MI-G genome and includes:
- a CDS encoding 4'-phosphopantetheinyl transferase family protein; protein product: MTSSEIIFEKSLLQLCFAGQNNAGFQLYLLKISKKNFSENFFHKFNIDLPVQIARSVPKRQMEYFFGRMAARYALSALGIEHFQVGTGKWREPIWPEGTIGSISHNGRFAGATVLEATKFAGIGIDIESVLSEKSQLALQDTAIFQSEIRYLKAHGLMAAPGSVLSILFSAKESFFKAAFPLVKRYFDFDAVSLVDFDNNRRIILLEIQQDLCPTLRPGAVIPIQFNWLDENTIFTYCGLQDSS